The sequence gtgtgtgtatataatgcagtgtgtgtttgtatagtgtgtgtgtatataatgcagtgtgtttgtgtagtgtgcattatatatacacacactatacaaacactgcattatatatacacacacactatacaaacacactgaattatatacacagtgtgtttgtgtagtgtatgtgtataataatagtgtgtgtgtgtgtgagggggcattttttattaaaacatttttttttaaatttttatattaaattatttatttattttttatatatttaattattatttattttttgttgtcccccctccctgcttgttgccttgccagggagaggggatatgttaatccctggtggtccagtggcattggcttagctgggggagggaagtggggtgggcagcaagcgtttactcacctcccagcagctccccagtgtaaatctcgcgagacccgcggccgtcagagctggccgcgggtctcgcgagatttacactggggagctggaggagctgctgggaggtgagtaaacgcttgctgcccgccccccccaggaccgccgggcttgtaatttatttattaaaggtaaatgcacaaaatatacatgccagtcagaattttttgttttctagaatatgtgtgtgtagtagatgcagtgaggGTATTTTactagtgaatacagtgtgtgtgtgtgtgtttgtgtagtgtgtgtgtgtatatagtgaatgtagtgtgtgtgtgtatatagtgaatgtagtgtgtgtgtgtatatagtgaatgtagtgtgtgtgtgtgtgtgtatatagtgaatgtagtgtgtgtgtgtgtgtgtgtgtatatagtgaatgtagtgtgtgtgtgtgtgtgtgtgtatatagtgaatgtagtgtgtgtgtgtgtatatagtgaatgcagtgtgtttgtgtagtgtgtgtgtgtgtgtgtatagtgaatgcagtgtgtttgtgtagtgtgtgtgtgtgtgtgtatatagtgaatgcagtgggtttgtgtagtgtgtgtgtgtgtatatagtgaatgcagtgtgtttgtgtagtgtgtgtgtgtgtgtatatagtgaatgcagtgtgtttgtgtagtgtgtgtgtgtgtatatagtgaatgcagtgtgtttgtgtagtgtgtgtgtatatagtgaatgcagtgtgtttgtgtagtgtgtgtgtgtgtatatagtgaatgcagtgtgtttgtgtagtgtgtgtgtgtgtatatagtgaatgcagtgtttgtgtagtgtgtgtgtatatagtgaatgcagtgtgtttgtgtagtgtgtgtgtatatagtgaatgcagtgtgtttgtgtagtgtgtgtgtgtgtatatagtgaatgcagtgtgtttgtgtagtgtgtgtgtgtatatagtgaatgcagtgtgtttgtgtagtgtgtgtatatatagtgaatgcagtgtgtttgtgtagtgtgtgtgtatatagtgaatgcagtgtgtttgtgtagtgtgtgtgtgtgtgtatatagtgaatgcagtgtttgtgtagtgtgtgtgtatatagtgaatgcagtgtttgtgtagtgtgtgtgtatatagtgaatgcagtgtgtttgtgtagtgtgtgtgtatatagtgactgcagtgtgtttgtgtagtgtgtgtatatagtgaatgcagtgtgtttgtgtagtgtgtgtgtatatagtgaatgcagtgtgtttgtgtagtgtgtgtgtatatagtgaatgcagtgtttgtgtagtgtgtgtatatagtgaatgaagtgtgtttgtgtagtgtgtgtatagtgaatgcagtgtgtttgtgtcgtgtgtgtgtatagtgaatgcagtgtgtttgtgtcgtgtgtgtgtgtgtatatagtgaatgcagtgtgtttgtgtcgtgtgtgtgtgtatatagtgaatgcagtgtgtttgtgtcgtgtgtgtgtgtgtatatagtgaatgcagtgtgtttgtgtcgtgtgtgtgtgtatatagtgaatgcagtgtgtttgtgtcgtgtgtgtgtgtatatagtgaatgcagtgtgtttgtgtcgtgtgtgtgtgtatatagtgaatgcagtgtgtttgtgtcgtgtgtgtgtgtatatagtgaatgcagtgtgtttgtgtcgtgtgtgtgtgtatatagtgaatgcagtgtgtttgtgtcgtgtgtatatagtgaatgcagtgtgtttgtgtcgtgtgtgtatatagtgaatgcagtgtgtgtgtatatagtgaatgcagtgtgtgtgtatatagtgaatgcagtgtgtgtgtatatagtgaatgcagtgtgtgtgtatatagtgaatgcagtgtgtttgtgtagtgtgtgtagatagtgaatgcagtgtgtttgtgtagtgtgtgtgtgtatagtgaatgcagtgtgtttgtgtagtgtgtgtgtgtatagtgaatgcagtgtgtttgtgtagtgtgtgtgtgtgtatagtgaatgcagtgtgtttgtgtagtgtgtgtgtgtatagtgaatgcagtgtgtttgtgtagtgtgtgtgtgtgtatagtgaatgcagtgtgtttgtgtagtgtgtgtgtgtatagtgaatgcagtgtgtgtttgtgtagtgtgtgtgtatagtgaatgcagtgtgtgtttgtgtagtgtgtgtgtatagtgaatgcagtgtgtgtttgtgtagtgtgtgtgtatagtgaatgcagtgtgtgtttgtgtagtgtgtgtgtatagtgaatgcagtgtgtgtttgtgtagtgtgtgtgtatagtgaatgcagtgtgtgtttgtgtagtgtgtgtgtatagtgaatgcagtgtgtgtttgtgtagtgtgtttgtgtagtgtgtgtgtagtgaatgcagtgtgtgtttgtgtagtgtgtgtgtatagtgaatgcagtgtgtgtttgtgtagtgtgtgtgtatagtgaatgcagtgtgtgtgtatagtgaatgcagtgtgtttgtgtagtgaatgcagtgtgtgtagtgaatgcagtgtgtgtgtatatagtgaatgcagtgtgtttgtgtagtgtgtgtgtgtatatagtgaatgcagtgtgtgggtatatagtgaatgcagtgtgtgtatatagtgaatgcagtgtgtgtgtatatatagtgaatgcagtgtgtgtgtgtgtgtgtgtgtgtgtgtatatagtgaatgcagtgtgtgtgtgtgtatatagtgaatgcagtgtgtttgtgtagtgtgtgtgtgtgtgtatatagtgaatgcagtgtgtttgtgtagtgtgtgtatatagtgaatgcagtgtgtgtttgtgtagtgtgtgtgtgtgtgtatagtgaatgcagtttgtgtttgtgtagtgtgtgtgtgtgtatagtgaatgcagtttgtgtttgtgtagtgtgtgtgtgtatagtgaatgcagtttgtgtgtgtgtagtgtgtagtgtgtgtagtgaatgcagtgtgtgtgtatatagtgaatgcagtgtgtttgtgtagtgtgtgtgggtatatagtgaatgcagtgtgtgggtatatagtgaatgcagtgtgtgtgtgtgtgtgtgtgtgtgtatatagtgaatgcagtgtgtgtgtgtgtgtatatatagtgaatgcagtgtgtgtgtgtgtgtgtgtgtgtgtgtatatatagtgaatgcagtgtgaatgtagtgtgtgtgtgtgtatatagtgaatgcagtgtgtttgtgtagtgtgtgtgtgtatagtgaatgcagtgtgtgtttgtgtagtgtgtgtgtgtgtgtgtgtatagtgaatgcagtttgtgtgtgtatagtgaatgcagtgtgtagtgtgtgtatagtgaatgcagtgtgtagtgtgtgtatagtgaatgcagagtgtgtgtgtagtgaatgcagagtgtgtgtgtagtgaatgcagagtgtgtgtgtagtgaatgcagagtgtgtgtgtagtgaatgcagagtgtgtgtatagtgaatgcagagtgtgtgtatagtgaatgcagagtgtgtgtatagtgaatgcagtgtgtgtgtatagtgaatgcagtgtgtgtgtgtatagtgaatgcagtgtgtgtgtgtatagtgaatgcagtgtgtgtgtgtatagtgaatgcagtgtgtgtgtgtatagtgaatgcagtgtgtgtgtgtgtatagtgaatgcagtgtgtgtgtgtgtatagtgaatgcagtgtgtgtgtgtgtatagtgaatgcagtgtgtgtgtgtgtatagtgaatgcagtgtgtgtgtgtgtgtatagtgaatgtagtgtgtgtgtgtagtgtgtgtgtgtgtgtatagtgaatgcagtgtgtgtatagtgaaggcagtgtgtgtgtgtgtgtgtgtgtgtggggggggaatgcagtgtgtgtgtatagtgaatgcagtgtgtgtgtatagtgaatgcagtgtgtgtgtatagtgaatgcagtgtgtgtgtatagtgaatgcagtgtgtgtgtatagtgaatgcagtgtgtgtgtgtatagtgaatgcagtgtgtgtgtatagtgaatgtagtgtgtgtgtgtgtatagtgaatgtagtgtgtgtgtgtatagtgaatgcagtgtgtttgtgtagtgtgtgtgtgtgtgtatagtgaatgtagtgtgtgtatagtgaatgcagtgtgtgtatagtgaaggcagtgtgtgtgtgtgtgtgtgtgtggggaatgcagtgtgtgtttgtgtagtgtgtatagtgaatgcagtttgtgtgtatatattgaatgcagtttgtgtagtgtgtgtatatagtgaatgcagtttgtgtgtgtgtatagtgaatgcaatttgtgtgtgtgtatagtgaatgcagtttgtgtagtgtgtgtgtgtatagtgaatgcagtttgtgtagtgtgtgtgtatagtgaatgcagtgtgtgtgcatatagtgaatgcagtttgtgtagtgtgtgtgtaaaatgggggggggatttttattttaaatttatttttaaatatttaattgtgtatttttaaaatagtttttttttttttttttttgtccccctccctgtttcttaccttgccagggaggggtcgcgatggcattccctggtggtcccgtggcatggactgtgcagtgggggcccgcagcaagctcttaccttcccagcagctcccatgtctaaatctcgcggcctGCGTGCCgcacggagcattgccatggtaacccgtgtcAGCGCTCCctgacggccgcgggactcgcCAGATTTAGAcaaggggagctgaagggagctactgggaaggtaagtaagagcttgctgcgatCCCTCCAGGACCAAGGAACAAGCCTGGCGggcctggtctgcattatcggcaatatcggtatctctataaACTGATCGTgccgaaaatatatatatttggtaatcggtcaatccctattttatatatgtgtgagtatacttaatatgaaataggtaaATTAATCACCCGTCAGAAATGCATGCTTCATTATCATTGGTCACTAATACCTGTCAATCAAAATAACTGTTAAACTCAAGCATTATTGCCAGTTCATGTCTGCTGCTGAAGGACAGTATTCCTGCTGTGTGTTTGCACAAGCGTACTAAGTCTGCATGTTCAAATAAAGTTTATTGGTATCCTGGCCATCTTTATACTCCTCATATAAGAGCACAAATATGGCCCCAGGTATCTATTGATCCTGGGTTTTCTGGGGTGAGCAggaatttaaccctgctcacaccgcTATCTAAATGCCTATTTAAGAATCCACATGCCGTCCTGAATTCCAGCACACCGCGTAGCTCATCTCAAATATGGCCCCAGCTGTTAGAGCGGAGTCCCCAGGTATGTAATATATTTTGCTTTGAGTCTTCATTTAATGGTattcacagtatatatatattttcaaaaactTGGATTGGATCTTAACTCCAATTGGTAGATTATTATGGTCATACATTCTAGGGCTTTACTTACGAACTTCACATTTGTATTCTTTCTGAACCCAAGTGGGGTAAATAATTGAAGAACTTATTATAGTTTTAAGACAGTTTTTAAAGTGGGTTCCGGAATTTTGAACAATTGAATTTATGATTTGTACTATCAATAAATCCATTGCATCATAAGTCACTCATTAAAATAAGTTTTCTCAGTCATACTGCATTGAttttatgaatacagtgtgtgtgtatatttatttatttgtttttgtattgccAGAACGCCACCAAGAGGCTCATGGATATCAAAGTGGACACAGAAGAAAGATCATATGCACCAATCTTATGTTCTAATTCAGAAGATTTTAAATCCACAATAGAATTCCCTCAAATTGTTCCTTCGTTAAATGCAACTAGCAAAGAGGAGCCTGTGGAGTGGCTTATAACAGATGTCCGATCACTGGCTGAGTCCCAACCAGAAATAACTTCTGCAGAATGTATTGGGTCTGAAACCTTTATAATAAAGGTAGAACAGTGTATTAAGGAAGAGTCTGACCATTTGCTCATTAGTGGCTTTGGTAACTGTATAGCTAATTCTttagaaaaagaaattaaaaaagaggAAGAGACCTGTCCTACATCTGGAAACTTTGAGCTTAGTGGAAATGAATCAGTTAAGAAAGAGAGTGACTCCTCTGATTCACAAAATGTGAAGCCACTTAAACAGGAACTCGAAGAGAAATGTGTATTCGAGCAAGGGAAATCACAAATTTCAGAGACCTCTAAACTGACTCCTGAGAAAAGGAGGAGTGGCCGCCTCTCTTGCAAAATTAAACAATCAGGCCACAAACCTTCCCCTAAACCAGAAATATTCTTCAAGTGTGAGACCTGTGATAAAGTCATTAAACGTCTGGGAAGTTTCCGGGAGCATCAGAGAATACACACAGGAGAGCGCCCCTACAAATGCAAGGTTAAAAGATTGCTAATTCTAGTATTGCCATTTACTCGTGCCTCATATACAGATTTTAGATGTTTAAAGCATCACGGTCACTACCTCCCCCACACTcagaaaaatgagtatttcataaagatagaatctttattaagtagtcattttgactgtgttggcatTTCATTGATATTCCAAACCATTCAAGAGCTATAAGGAGACAAAGTAGggtctactttgtctctgtatatttccttctCTTGCAGAGCTACCATGTCAATTCCAACAGCTGTCACCAGTATGGAGGATTCTGCGGTGTCCCGGGGTCCTCCATAGACCCCAATGCCGTACTCTCACGCAGTGACATATGCAACTGGTGACCCCTGGACCCCCAGCTGCTATATCACCATGAGGGATCTTTGTGAATTCGGCAAAGTCCCCAGGTGGTGACAGTGCTACTTTTAAAaggaagttgttgtttttttgtttgtttttttaaatatttaacaaatacaaGTTTGTGATGTCTGAAAAgtgaaattaaatgtagaaattcataattttttttttatactgcaaATGTGTGCCTACATCTTAGGTTCCTGACccttaaagtgctttatgtgtgaagagtgtgtttgtttgttattttattttctcattttacaaaaagtgtaaatATCAattgaaattgtcacttttataaactaacacccccagctgctcctgttacttcctggtggaGCTTGTAGCTGTTCAGGTCTTCTTCCTTGGGGCTGTTGGTCTTCGGGATGATCTGGGAACAAACTCCGGCACAGCTGAGGGATCTAGCCGGGACAGACCCGATGCCGTCGCCTGAGGAGCGTCTGCAAGTCCCAGTTTGTGTAGGAGAGTCTCCAACTCGGAGAAGCCACGGGCTTGATGTGTTGTGCCTTGATACTGAAAGAGGAGCATTCTCTGGGTCCCCCACCGATACTGGATGCCCTTGTCTCGGAACAGAGGTAGTAGCGGCCGCAGGGCCCTGCGCCACTCGGTGCCTTTAGTGAGGTCTGGAAACATGGCGTGGCTGCTTCGAAGTGTAAAGGAGCCTTCTCTCGGGCAGCCGCCATTAAGAGAGTTTTATCCTGTATGGACTGGAAGCGGATTATCAGatctgtgtgagaggtgctgtggcTGGCTTCGGTAGTCTGAACATGCCGTCTAGCCGTATTGCCTTGGCCTGTTTGGGTGGCAGCAAGGCGCCTGACAAAGTGAGGAAGTCTGTTAGGCCTACTGTGTCCGGTATTCCGCGGATTTTGAGGTTATAACGCCTCCGTTGATCTTCAAAGGTGTCGACCCTGTTGTTGGTGGCTATTTTTTGTTGTTGGATTTCAGCCAGTGTACTCTCCGTGGAGTCAATTCTTTGGTCTTGGGAGCTCGAGCAGGGTGATCCTAGATGTGAAGCAGTCTAAAGCATCTTTAATGCTTTCCATGTCTGCTGCTATGTTCTTCCATAATTCGGCTAGCATGCTCTTTAGCTGGGTGGCTGTAACCAGATCTCCAGTGGTGGCTTGCTGGGGCTTAGGTCTGACAATTGGAGCACTCATTGCCCCCACTCCCGCTTCGTATGACTAGTCGCCTGAGGAGTAGGAAGGCTTCTCGTCCTCCAGCGCCATTGGGGCCTGCAAACGTCGTAACAGCTCCCCTATATCTTGGCTTAGGGGGCTTTTGTCTGCACTCGGTTATTTGTTTTTTCAGCCCATAGTCTTCTCCTGTATAGGGTGAGGGGCTGTTGAGTTTGGCAGCAGCCTGTTTTTCGTTCCTAAATCACAGTTTTCCTCTCATGAGGTCTAGAGCTCGAGTTGGCACGTCTACTCTGCTTCGCCCACCCCCTCCCAATTTCAAGTATTTATtggttgtggggttttttttttgcctaaattgtacagattttattttttacattcttcatttttcagtgcatataggTAGTTAGTCGTacttgcgatgccacaacagtAAAGCCAAGTTATACAATATCAAACATTGAAATATAAGGGCATGACATAGAaagacaatgcacatttttatattgataAGAAGAAACCAGCTAGTAAGGCATACCTAACTAGCATAATAAACACATTGATGAAATAGATTAAGCTTTAACATAACTTGTAACGCGGTGTATAAAAGCTGAATCCTTTTGCTAAAACATTATTCATATACGTAAAGCAGGAAGCTTGCTATAGCATAGACCCCAGTCAAACTGATTAAAATCTGTTAATGCATCACAAGCTAACAATAGTAAAGGAGTTTCTACACCACTGGGTTAGTATCATTGCAAGATATGTTATAGAAAAAGCTGATAGACAAACGGAATTTGTATTGCATATCTATCCTATCACTGAATGCGCCTCCAAAGCTCCCGGCAGATTTATTCAAAGCGGGCTTGGAAGCACTCCTTCTATACCTGGGAGGGGGTTTTCTCCTGGTGTTGGGGAGGCTGAActgtggtggccatcttgggcgTGCTGTACAGTGTTTTGATATGGCTGAAAGTTCTCTTGTAGGATAGTGGTGAgtttccccagtggggaccgggatatcccctacTGGCCCATAGTTGGGTGGTGACAAGATGATCTTCATGAAAGGCCAGCTTTGTGCCAAGGGATCGTCCGTCTCCCTCGGACATCAGGCTTCTGGACAGACAAGATTGCATCTTCGGGCCTTATGAGAAGGAAGCGTACCGGCACAGATTGCGTAACCATGAGTTCCCACCTCAGTATAGGGTATTGAACAGCTCAAATGAGGCTTCCAGCTGTGTGGTTGTGTGCATGAGAAGCTAATTTCAGGTGCTTGCAAGCCAGAGCTCTGTTTGAACACGTCTGGCTATCTTGGCTTCCAGGCCCTGCCcccttacaatttttttttatatatataattcaaagtTTAATGGATAACGCAGCATGCATTGTGGCATATACATTTTTGTGATTTCaatacttttaaagggaaacattAGTGAAATAGATTACCCCTGATTTTTATATGTAAAGTAATTTATATAGATAAAGCAATtatgtaaatattaaaataccttCAAAGAGTCTGAAGCTGCACAGCTGGTTGACTGTAGCTTGACCAGTTGAGATAACTTGTTACTGTCATGAACTACTTTCAGCAGGGAGAGGGGATGCTGTGCAAAGTTGTTATGGGACTTATCGCTATAGTTTAATTATAAACTACTTTAATCATTGAAGGCTTAACGTGTAAAGACTCCTGATTACAGCTTTGAATATTCTCATCCCCACAGGTATgcaaaaagaattttaaaagctGCGCAGATCTAATCAAACATGGCTTGGTTCATTCAAACCGCCGACCACATAAATGTAAAAAGTGTGGAAAGAAATTTAAATTGGCTGGAGACTTAAGCAAGCACAGCAAGGTCCACTCAGATCAGTTCCCTTTCAAATGTGAGTCTTGTGACAAGAGTTTCAAACGAACATCCTGCCTCATCAAGCATATGCGCatccacacagaagagaaacctTTTGCTTGCCCCATTTGTGGCAAACGCTTTAAGTGGGAGTCATCTGTGCGAGAGCATCGCAGGATCCACTCTGGGGAAAAACCTTTTCAGTGTCCAGAGTGCAAAAAGAAATTCACTCATTTTTCTACCTttcagcagcacaagaggacacATAAGGAGAATGCTGCCTTCTCCTGTGACATTTGTGACAAATCTTTTAACCACAAATCAAATCTTCTCAAGCACAAAAGAAACATTCACACATAAATGTATTCTTATTACCATTTGCAGAAGTTGATTGTAATCATGTACAAAGGTGATGGAccatttggttttctttttttgatcCAAATCATGGATCGGAACCAACTTATTTATGTGATAAGATATATTGTTTATTGggaaataagtaaatatatatatatatatatatatatatataactttttttatatatatatatatatatatatatatatatatatatatatatatatatccgtatTATCTCAGTTGACCATATATGCCACAAGATTGACATGGTGACCAAACAGGAATGGAGTTATTtatgaattgccaggaattcaaagtggatttcaaattcatACTATTACTGCATctcacctttttatttatttgttttataaaccAGTATGTATCACTCTGCTTGttcatttatatttaatgtaaCATTTCTCTTGAGTTACTTTTTTGAACCATTATAATGTACAGCACTATGGGACTtacttaaataaatgtaatatataacccaaaaaaaaatgtatttatatagtggTTTTAGCTGTTTTTGCAGTTGTACTCAAAACTGCGGAGGTGAAACGCAGATTTAAACAACCTCTTGTCCCAAACAAGATATTTAAAAGGCATGTTTTTACCAGCTTATCTAAAAAAGTTCTTAAAATAAGTAATTAACAGGTAAGGGATGGAGCTTATTtctgttaatatttgttttgtttttttcttctaataaatACATTTCCTAGCACAATTTTATAGATTAAATTGAATTCATTAAGAAATATTTGTGTGTACCATGATTGCACCTTAAAGTGGTTATTGTTGGATTGGGTAATGTACAACTGCTGtaatctgttttttctttttgcggGGAGTTGCTAGAGCCAGAAGAATATGATGACTATGTTCCAGTCAATTTAGCAATCCGAATTACTCAAACTAACTATTGTATAAATGCAGGGTTGTATATGCAACTCTTTTCCCTTCACCTGTCACTTTCCTAACCATTTCACCTTATTTATCCCCTCCTCTCCTCATACATGTCATGTCCTTTCCTAATGCATGTCACTTCTCCCCATGTCCCTTCATCCATGTCACCTCTCTTCACATCTTCCTTTTTATCTATGCCTCCTTTCTCTAGCCCTCTTTTCATCTGTGCAGTCTGTCCTCTTAACCCATCCTCTCCTCCAGAAGCGTAAAACTGCCCTGGCCTCCCCCCATACAGCTACCCTCCCTCTCCCATacgttgcccccacacacatgcagacaaacagatacacatgcacacacagagacacagacacacatacattcatgatCCCCACTCTAACTCATTCCTCTTACTCCTGCGCGGCTCccggtgtaagctgggaggaggcGTGACCGGGGCTGTCACctcctcccagctgtgatgtcatctcagggggcccggtcgcacccTTAATGTGCGACCCCGGCGGTTATActgcaacacatggtggcgggcactgtggtcgcagggcggccgggccccctggagtggtgggcccggttgcagctgcaactgcggtagttccgccactgctctCATTAATGTCACAATTTCTCAGGTCTCCTTCTCTCTTCAAGCCACTTTGTCTCCTTATCACTGTCATTACGTGACATGCTCCTGTTATCCACATGCCTATCTCATTTCCTTATGCCCTTTCCTCTACTCTTCTGTTTCAACGGTccctatgccccttccctttctcaTCCATTTTCCCTTCCAACTTCATGCCCACTTAGTTTCCCCATGTCACTTCCCTTTATAGTttcttattaaaggaccactataggcacccagaccacttcagcttaatgaagtggtctgggtgccaggtccagctaggattaaccctttcttctataaacctagcagtttcagagaaactactatgtttataatctggttaatccagcctctagtggctgtctcattgacagctgctagaggcgcttcggcgcttctcactgtgattttcacagtgtgaagatgccagtgtccataggaaagcattgagaaggctttcctatggactggctgaatgcgcgcgcggctcgtgccacgcatgcgcattcagccgatgacgagaaggaggaggagagtcccccgcctggcgctggagaaagaggtaaatttaaccccttccactccctagagcccggcgggagaggggccctgagggggtggggaggggcccagagaccctatagtgccaggaaaagagtgttttcctggcactatagtggtcctttaagtttcctTTTGCTTGCTCAGTGGTGGGATCTCATACTTGGTATAAAATTACCTATTGTGGTGTGTACATTTAGTAAATCATTTTAGATTAATACTTTTA comes from Pelobates fuscus isolate aPelFus1 chromosome 5, aPelFus1.pri, whole genome shotgun sequence and encodes:
- the LOC134612884 gene encoding zinc finger protein 682-like, producing MDIKVDTEERSYAPILCSNSEDFKSTIEFPQIVPSLNATSKEEPVEWLITDVRSLAESQPEITSAECIGSETFIIKVEQCIKEESDHLLISGFGNCIANSLEKEIKKEEETCPTSGNFELSGNESVKKESDSSDSQNVKPLKQELEEKCVFEQGKSQISETSKLTPEKRRSGRLSCKIKQSGHKPSPKPEIFFKCETCDKVIKRLGSFREHQRIHTGERPYKCKVCKKNFKSCADLIKHGLVHSNRRPHKCKKCGKKFKLAGDLSKHSKVHSDQFPFKCESCDKSFKRTSCLIKHMRIHTEEKPFACPICGKRFKWESSVREHRRIHSGEKPFQCPECKKKFTHFSTFQQHKRTHKENAAFSCDICDKSFNHKSNLLKHKRNIHT